A part of Bufo bufo chromosome 7, aBufBuf1.1, whole genome shotgun sequence genomic DNA contains:
- the SUMO3 gene encoding small ubiquitin-related modifier 3 isoform X1, with amino-acid sequence MSEEKPKETVKTENDHINLKVAGQDGSVVQFKIKRHTPLSKLMKAYCDRQGLSMRHIRFRFDGQPINETDTPAQLEMEDEDTIDVFQQQTGGMC; translated from the exons GAAACCGTGAAGACAGAGAACGACCACATCAATCTTAAAGTGGCAGGACAAGATGGATCTGTCGTCCAGTTCAAAATCAAGCGACACACTCCTCTCAGCAAGTTAATGAAGGCATACTGTGACAGACAG GGGTTGTCGATGAGACACATACGGTTCAGGTTCGATGGTCAGCCTATTAATGAAACAGACACCCCAGCACAG CTTGAGATGGAAGATGAAGATACCATTGACGTCTTTCAACAACAGACAGGTGGCATGTGCTAA
- the SUMO3 gene encoding small ubiquitin-related modifier 3 isoform X3, translating into METVKTENDHINLKVAGQDGSVVQFKIKRHTPLSKLMKAYCDRQGLSMRHIRFRFDGQPINETDTPAQLEMEDEDTIDVFQQQTGGMC; encoded by the exons GAAACCGTGAAGACAGAGAACGACCACATCAATCTTAAAGTGGCAGGACAAGATGGATCTGTCGTCCAGTTCAAAATCAAGCGACACACTCCTCTCAGCAAGTTAATGAAGGCATACTGTGACAGACAG GGGTTGTCGATGAGACACATACGGTTCAGGTTCGATGGTCAGCCTATTAATGAAACAGACACCCCAGCACAG CTTGAGATGGAAGATGAAGATACCATTGACGTCTTTCAACAACAGACAGGTGGCATGTGCTAA
- the SUMO3 gene encoding small ubiquitin-related modifier 3 isoform X4, with translation MTENDHINLKVAGQDGSVVQFKIKRHTPLSKLMKAYCDRQGLSMRHIRFRFDGQPINETDTPAQLEMEDEDTIDVFQQQTGGMC, from the exons ACAGAGAACGACCACATCAATCTTAAAGTGGCAGGACAAGATGGATCTGTCGTCCAGTTCAAAATCAAGCGACACACTCCTCTCAGCAAGTTAATGAAGGCATACTGTGACAGACAG GGGTTGTCGATGAGACACATACGGTTCAGGTTCGATGGTCAGCCTATTAATGAAACAGACACCCCAGCACAG CTTGAGATGGAAGATGAAGATACCATTGACGTCTTTCAACAACAGACAGGTGGCATGTGCTAA
- the SUMO3 gene encoding small ubiquitin-related modifier 3 isoform X2 yields MSEEKPKTENDHINLKVAGQDGSVVQFKIKRHTPLSKLMKAYCDRQGLSMRHIRFRFDGQPINETDTPAQLEMEDEDTIDVFQQQTGGMC; encoded by the exons ACAGAGAACGACCACATCAATCTTAAAGTGGCAGGACAAGATGGATCTGTCGTCCAGTTCAAAATCAAGCGACACACTCCTCTCAGCAAGTTAATGAAGGCATACTGTGACAGACAG GGGTTGTCGATGAGACACATACGGTTCAGGTTCGATGGTCAGCCTATTAATGAAACAGACACCCCAGCACAG CTTGAGATGGAAGATGAAGATACCATTGACGTCTTTCAACAACAGACAGGTGGCATGTGCTAA